One Lucilia cuprina isolate Lc7/37 chromosome 4, ASM2204524v1, whole genome shotgun sequence DNA segment encodes these proteins:
- the LOC111675679 gene encoding uncharacterized protein LOC111675679, with protein sequence MKNYILVTLVAAALCLQGAQTAAVNLEDSNASISTISFGTALKMYYTAFQKIMPCGFPPLKIPVLAPFSMDYYSFNLTNGYYKINGNVSNMVVTGLNNFRVLAGNFNATTNRTSFDLIFPAVQALGEYEMDAMAYLAGFPAQMAGKGLLNVEIVDFRMVGEFALTPSSENPNSLSVSDFNLHFYVGNVINNNWNTLWDISFNNFVNKFGSELTLMWAQQIQVQVDDIYAQLLLPNINGMLNDVSMSKLIEFFVSQSMEFDMANCTLD encoded by the exons atgaaaaactacaTTTTGGTAACATTGGTGGCAGCAGCTTTATGCCTGCAAGGAGCCCAAACAGCAG CGGTCAACTTGGAGGATAGTAATGCATCAATCAGCACTATCAGTTTTGGCACTGCCTTGAAAATGTACTACACTGCCTTTCAAAAGATAATGCCTTGTGGTTTTCCTCCACTCAAAATACCCGTCTTGGCGCCCTTTTCTATGGATTACTATTCCTTCAATCTAACCAATGGCTACTACaa aattaATGGTAACGTTTCCAATATGGTGGTGACTGGTTTGAATAATTTCCGTGTATTGGCTGGCAACTTTAATGCCACCACCAATCGCACCTCCTTTGATTTAATCTTTCCTGCAGTTCAAGCTTTGGGTGAATATGAAATGGATGCCATGGCTTATTTGGCCGGTTTTCCTGCCCAAATGGCTGGTAAAGGTTTATTAAATGTCGAAATCGTTGACTTCCGTATGGTGGGTGAGTTTGCCTTAACGCCCAGCTCGGAAAATCCCAACAGTTTAAGTGTTTCTGATTTCAATTTACACTTCTATGTGGGCAATGTCATCAATAACAATTGGAACACTTTATGGGATatatcatttaataattttgtcaaTAAATTTGGCAGTGAATTGACTTTGATGTGGGCTCAACAGATACAAGTACAAGTTGATGATATCTATGCCCAACTTTTATTGCCCAACATCAATGGCATGTTGAATGATGTGTCGATGTCGAAATTAATTGAAT